The Mycolicibacterium brumae DNA window TGAAGGAACTTGACGCCCCGGCCAGCACCGGCGCCGAGCCGTCGGTCTCCGGCGTGGAGGGCCTGCCCGCCGGTTCGGCCCTGCTGGTCGTCAAGCGTGGCCCGAACGCCGGCTCTCGGTTCCTGTTGGACCAGGCGGTCACCTCCGCCGGCCGGCACCCCGACAGCGACATCTTCCTCGACGATGTGACGGTCAGCCGTCGGCACGCGGAATTCCGGGTCGAGAACGCCGAGTTCCAGGTCGTCGACGTGGGCAGCCTCAACGGCACCTACGTCAACCGAGAGCCGGTCGACTCGGCCGTGCTGTCCAACGGCGACGAGGTCCAGATCGGCAAGTTCCGGCTGGTGTTCTTGACCGGGCCCAAGACGGACTAGTGACGTCGGCTGCCGCTGCCCCGGAGCCGTCGGGGATGTCGATCGGCGCGGTTCTGGAGGAACTGCGCCCCGACTTCCCCGACGACATCTCGATCTCCAAGATTCGATTCCTGGAGGCCGAGGGGCTGGTGACGCCTGCGCGCACCGCCTCGGGGTACCGGCGGTTCACCGCCTACGACTGCGCTCGGCTGCGCTACATCCTGACCGCCCAGCGTGACCAGTACCTGCCGCTGAAGGTCATCAAGGCCCAGCTCGACGAACTGCCCGACGGCGAACTTCCGGACCCGTCGACCAGTTACGGCGCCCCGAAGCTGGTCGGCGGGGAGCCCACCCCGGTCCGGGTGGTGCGGCTGACCCGCGACGCGCTGATCGAGCAGTCCGGCATCGCCCACGGGCCCGCCGAAGACCTGCTGACC harbors:
- the garA gene encoding glycogen accumulation regulator GarA, yielding MTDYNDDSSEEVSVETTSVFRQDFLKELDAPASTGAEPSVSGVEGLPAGSALLVVKRGPNAGSRFLLDQAVTSAGRHPDSDIFLDDVTVSRRHAEFRVENAEFQVVDVGSLNGTYVNREPVDSAVLSNGDEVQIGKFRLVFLTGPKTD
- a CDS encoding MerR family transcriptional regulator, which translates into the protein MSIGAVLEELRPDFPDDISISKIRFLEAEGLVTPARTASGYRRFTAYDCARLRYILTAQRDQYLPLKVIKAQLDELPDGELPDPSTSYGAPKLVGGEPTPVRVVRLTRDALIEQSGIAHGPAEDLLTALTRAGVITPIFKGAGTVLFDEHAVTILQCAGALADHGVEPRHLRAFRSAADRQSDLIAQIAGPLGRADRAGARDRADDLAREVAALAITLHTSLIKSAVRDLLQR